The following coding sequences are from one Paenibacillus tundrae window:
- a CDS encoding nucleotidyltransferase domain-containing protein yields MILEKVINRVEIQSEYKDLVDKYIDHVRTEFKGEIHSIYMCGSIPKGTATPFKSDADFTIVCENPKGIDYERLSNIKDRLLEEYPFVTKIDTIICSIDDVLNKPNEWGFWVKIICVCIHGDDIGEKVPPIIISPEFILDLNTETKEEVDRIHRSLSNTSDNALKTRYIKGYSKRLIRALYSLVIVDTGVWQDDMLKMKNAILDYCDIDSALVDYLYACYLDFNSVLVEEFLEIADEVYSYFENVLKAMAASRN; encoded by the coding sequence ATGATATTAGAAAAAGTAATAAATAGAGTTGAAATACAAAGTGAATATAAGGATTTGGTTGATAAGTATATAGATCATGTACGTACCGAATTCAAAGGTGAAATTCATAGCATTTATATGTGCGGCTCAATTCCCAAAGGAACTGCTACACCTTTTAAGTCAGATGCAGACTTTACGATTGTATGTGAAAATCCCAAAGGTATCGATTACGAAAGATTGTCGAATATCAAAGACAGGCTTTTGGAAGAATATCCATTCGTCACTAAGATTGATACGATAATTTGCTCTATAGACGATGTATTAAATAAACCGAATGAGTGGGGGTTCTGGGTTAAGATCATATGTGTTTGTATACATGGGGATGACATTGGTGAAAAAGTACCCCCGATCATTATTTCTCCAGAATTCATTTTAGACTTAAATACAGAGACAAAGGAGGAAGTAGATCGTATACATCGTTCACTTTCTAATACTAGTGATAACGCATTAAAAACTAGATATATTAAAGGTTACTCTAAGAGATTAATTCGTGCATTATACTCTTTGGTTATAGTAGATACAGGTGTATGGCAAGATGACATGCTTAAGATGAAGAATGCTATATTAGACTATTGTGACATTGACTCCGCTTTAGTTGATTATCTGTACGCTTGTTACTTGGATTTTAATAGTGTACTTGTTGAAGAGTTTCTGGAAATTGCTGATGAAGTATATAGCTATTTTGAAAATGTCTTAAAGGCAATGGCTGCTTCCAGAAATTAA
- a CDS encoding Type 1 glutamine amidotransferase-like domain-containing protein, translated as MSSLLLTSCGFNTEDIKNQFLSLIERDISQLNVSIITTASPMKENNRYAQRAVQDFKDMGFQHIDFVDIEFDDPQLLIHSDVIYINGGNPFTLLFYAKKSGADEIIKTLAAQNVIIVGVSAGTLLLGPNINIVDFFTPQMNTMDLTDFKALGLIDKLIFPHYDREDKFKDSTNKTIEERIVAFESNENCKVTRLKDEEYISILVD; from the coding sequence ATGAGTAGCTTGTTACTAACTTCGTGTGGTTTTAATACTGAAGATATTAAGAATCAATTTCTGAGTTTGATTGAAAGAGATATTTCTCAATTAAATGTATCTATTATTACAACAGCATCCCCTATGAAAGAAAATAATAGATATGCACAAAGGGCAGTGCAGGACTTCAAAGACATGGGGTTTCAGCATATTGATTTTGTAGATATAGAGTTTGATGATCCGCAACTTCTCATACATAGCGATGTTATATATATCAATGGTGGAAATCCATTTACATTATTGTTTTACGCTAAGAAAAGTGGTGCTGATGAAATTATTAAAACCTTGGCCGCACAGAATGTAATTATAGTTGGAGTGAGTGCTGGGACGTTATTACTGGGGCCGAATATTAACATTGTCGATTTCTTTACTCCACAGATGAACACAATGGATTTAACTGATTTTAAGGCATTAGGTCTAATCGACAAACTTATTTTTCCTCACTATGATCGAGAGGACAAATTTAAAGATAGTACGAATAAAACAATAGAAGAGAGAATAGTAGCATTTGAATCCAATGAGAACTGTAAGGTGACAAGGCTTAAAGATGAAGAATATATCTCAATCTTAGTGGACTAA